A DNA window from Micrococcales bacterium contains the following coding sequences:
- a CDS encoding DNA-directed RNA polymerase subunit beta', whose translation MLDVNFFDELRIGLATGDDIRAWSHGEVKKPETINYRTLKPERDGLFCEKIFGPTRDWECYCGKYKRVRYKGIICERCGVEVTRSKVRRERMGHIELAAPVAHIWYFKGVPSRLSLLLDIAPKDLDKVVYFAAYMVTSVDEDARHRDLPSLETKIGMSKKQLENRRDDEINKRQQKLEEDLAKLEEAEAKADVKKKTRDAAEREMTQIRRRYDKEIDRLDAVFDRFRTLKVQDLEGDEQLYREMRDRFGNYFSGYMGAQAIQERLRTFDLEAEAEKLREIVRTGKSAKKVRAVKRLKVVSAFLNTSNSPLGMVLDAVPVIPPDLRPMVQLDGGRFATSDLNDLYRRVINRNNRLKRLLDLGAPEIIVNNEKRMLQEAVDALFDNGRRGRPVTGPGNRPLKSLSDMLKGKQGRFRQNLLGKRVDYSGRSVIVVGPQLQLHQCGLPKPMALELFKPFVMKRLVDLNHAQNIKSAKRMVERQQRHEVWDVLEEVITEHPVLLNRAPTLHRLGIQAFEPQLIEGKAIQIHPLVCTAFNADFDGDQMAVHLPLSAEAQAEARILMLSSNNILSPANGKPITTPTQDMVLGIYFLTSELAGAAGEGRAFASIAEALMARDHGELHLQAPIKLRIEGLNEGRAVETTLGRALFNEALPEDYPFVSEQVDKGRLSALVNDLSERYSKAVVAQTLDELKGMGFHWATRSGVTVSISDFHMPESKAALLAAAEAKAEKVETQFHRGQLDDLERRRDLENIWRETKDEVAVAMAENFPERNPVWMMVKSGARGNMNQISQIAGMRGQVADTRGETIVRPIKSNFREGLSVLEYFISTHGARKGLADTALRTADSGYLTRRLVDVSQDVIIRERDCGTERSIEVEMARDGIVGEYVDTSVATRTLAQDVEVDGKVVAEAGLDLATPMITALAEQGVERIRVRSVMTCESKVGVCALCYGRSLATGKLVDVGEAVGIVAAQSIGEPGTQLTMRTFHTGGVAGEDITHGLPRVTELFEARTPKGLAPISEATGTVTIEETEKTRKIVVTPDDGADPIEHPVSKKVKLEVEDGDHIAAGTKLTAGVQDPKQILRILTPRAVQQHLVDQVQAVYRPQGVSIHDKHIEVIVRQMLKRVTIIEPGNSPFVTGDVVEMSSFREVNRTVVMEGGTPASGRPELMGITKASLATESWLSAASFQETTRVLTEAAIQAKSDPLVGLKENVILGKLIPAGTGLSEYRNLQVQPTQEARDAVFAQYRAYDDFSYGHFDDVTGASVPLDDTYLGDSDYRR comes from the coding sequence GTGCTGGACGTGAACTTCTTCGACGAACTGCGCATCGGCCTGGCCACCGGTGATGACATCCGCGCCTGGTCGCATGGCGAGGTGAAGAAGCCCGAGACCATCAACTACCGCACGCTCAAGCCCGAGCGCGACGGCCTGTTCTGCGAGAAGATCTTCGGGCCCACCCGCGACTGGGAATGCTACTGCGGGAAGTACAAGCGGGTGCGGTACAAGGGCATCATCTGTGAGCGCTGCGGCGTCGAGGTGACCCGCAGCAAGGTGCGCCGTGAGCGGATGGGCCACATCGAGCTCGCCGCCCCGGTCGCACACATCTGGTACTTCAAGGGTGTGCCCAGCCGGCTGAGCCTGCTGCTGGACATCGCTCCGAAGGACCTCGACAAGGTCGTCTACTTCGCGGCCTACATGGTCACGAGCGTCGACGAGGATGCGCGTCACCGCGACCTGCCGTCGCTGGAGACCAAGATCGGCATGTCGAAGAAGCAGCTCGAGAACCGCCGCGACGACGAGATCAACAAGCGCCAGCAGAAGCTGGAGGAGGATCTCGCGAAGCTCGAGGAGGCCGAGGCGAAGGCCGACGTCAAGAAGAAGACCCGGGATGCCGCCGAGCGGGAGATGACCCAGATCCGCCGGCGGTACGACAAAGAGATCGACCGCCTCGACGCGGTGTTCGACCGCTTCCGCACGCTGAAGGTCCAGGACCTCGAGGGTGACGAGCAGTTGTACCGCGAGATGCGCGACCGCTTCGGCAACTACTTCTCCGGCTACATGGGCGCACAGGCGATCCAGGAGCGGCTGCGGACGTTCGACCTCGAGGCTGAGGCTGAGAAGTTGCGTGAGATCGTGCGCACGGGAAAGAGCGCCAAGAAGGTGCGCGCGGTGAAGCGGCTGAAGGTCGTCAGCGCGTTCCTGAACACCAGCAACTCCCCGCTGGGCATGGTGCTCGACGCGGTGCCGGTCATCCCGCCGGACCTGCGCCCGATGGTGCAGCTCGACGGTGGCCGGTTCGCGACCTCCGACCTCAACGACCTCTACCGCCGGGTCATCAACCGCAACAACCGGTTGAAGCGACTACTGGATCTCGGGGCTCCCGAGATCATCGTGAACAACGAGAAGCGCATGCTGCAGGAGGCTGTGGACGCGCTGTTCGACAACGGCCGCCGTGGCCGCCCGGTCACCGGTCCGGGGAACCGCCCGTTGAAGTCATTGAGCGACATGCTCAAGGGCAAGCAGGGCCGGTTCCGCCAGAACCTGCTCGGCAAGCGCGTGGACTACTCGGGACGTTCGGTCATCGTGGTCGGCCCGCAGTTGCAGTTGCACCAGTGCGGTCTGCCCAAGCCGATGGCACTGGAACTGTTCAAGCCGTTCGTCATGAAGCGGCTGGTGGACCTCAACCACGCGCAGAACATCAAGAGCGCCAAGCGGATGGTGGAGCGCCAGCAACGTCACGAGGTGTGGGACGTCCTCGAAGAGGTCATCACCGAGCACCCCGTGCTGCTCAACCGCGCCCCCACGCTGCACCGGCTGGGCATCCAGGCCTTCGAGCCGCAGTTGATCGAGGGCAAGGCCATCCAGATCCACCCGCTGGTCTGCACCGCGTTCAACGCGGACTTCGACGGCGACCAGATGGCCGTGCACCTGCCGCTGAGCGCGGAGGCGCAGGCAGAGGCCCGGATCCTGATGCTGTCGAGCAACAACATCCTGTCGCCGGCCAACGGCAAGCCGATCACGACGCCGACGCAGGACATGGTGCTGGGCATCTACTTCCTGACCTCCGAGCTCGCGGGCGCCGCTGGCGAGGGCCGGGCCTTCGCGTCCATCGCCGAGGCACTCATGGCCCGCGACCACGGTGAGTTGCACCTGCAGGCACCGATCAAGTTGCGCATCGAAGGTCTCAACGAGGGCCGGGCGGTCGAGACGACGCTGGGCCGCGCGCTGTTCAACGAGGCGCTGCCGGAGGACTACCCCTTCGTCAGCGAGCAGGTGGACAAGGGCCGGCTCAGTGCCCTGGTCAACGATCTGTCGGAGCGCTACAGCAAGGCAGTCGTTGCCCAGACCCTGGACGAACTGAAGGGGATGGGTTTCCACTGGGCCACCCGCTCCGGTGTCACCGTGTCCATCTCCGACTTCCACATGCCGGAATCCAAGGCTGCGCTGCTCGCTGCGGCCGAGGCGAAGGCCGAGAAGGTGGAGACGCAATTCCACCGTGGCCAGCTCGACGACCTCGAGCGGCGCCGCGACCTGGAGAACATCTGGCGGGAGACCAAGGACGAGGTCGCGGTCGCTATGGCTGAGAACTTCCCCGAGCGCAACCCGGTGTGGATGATGGTGAAGTCCGGTGCGCGTGGAAACATGAACCAGATCAGCCAGATCGCCGGTATGCGCGGCCAGGTGGCCGACACCAGGGGTGAGACGATCGTCCGGCCGATCAAGAGCAACTTCCGCGAGGGTCTGAGCGTGCTGGAGTACTTCATCTCCACGCACGGTGCGCGCAAGGGTCTGGCCGACACCGCGCTGCGCACCGCAGACTCCGGGTACCTCACCCGGCGCCTGGTGGATGTGTCGCAGGACGTGATCATCCGTGAGCGCGACTGTGGCACCGAGCGCAGCATCGAGGTCGAGATGGCGCGGGACGGCATCGTCGGGGAGTACGTGGACACCTCGGTGGCCACGCGCACCCTGGCCCAGGACGTCGAGGTGGACGGTAAGGTCGTCGCCGAGGCCGGCCTGGACCTGGCCACTCCGATGATCACGGCGCTCGCCGAGCAGGGGGTCGAGAGGATCCGCGTGCGCAGCGTCATGACCTGCGAGAGCAAGGTCGGCGTGTGTGCGCTCTGCTACGGCCGGTCGCTGGCCACGGGCAAACTCGTGGACGTCGGCGAGGCCGTCGGCATCGTGGCGGCGCAGTCGATCGGTGAGCCGGGAACGCAGTTGACGATGCGTACCTTCCACACAGGTGGTGTGGCCGGTGAGGACATCACTCACGGTTTGCCGCGTGTGACCGAGTTGTTCGAGGCTCGGACCCCGAAGGGTCTGGCTCCGATCAGCGAGGCGACCGGAACCGTGACCATCGAGGAGACTGAGAAGACCCGCAAGATCGTGGTGACGCCCGACGACGGAGCGGACCCGATCGAGCACCCGGTGTCCAAGAAGGTCAAGCTGGAGGTCGAGGACGGCGACCACATCGCGGCGGGCACCAAGCTCACCGCCGGTGTGCAGGACCCGAAGCAGATCCTGCGGATCCTGACCCCGCGGGCCGTGCAGCAGCACCTGGTTGACCAGGTACAGGCGGTTTACCGACCGCAGGGTGTGTCCATCCACGACAAGCACATCGAGGTCATCGTCCGGCAGATGCTCAAGCGCGTCACCATCATCGAGCCGGGGAACTCCCCGTTCGTGACCGGTGACGTCGTGGAGATGTCCTCGTTCCGCGAGGTGAACCGGACGGTCGTCATGGAGGGCGGGACCCCGGCCTCCGGTCGTCCCGAGCTCATGGGTATCACCAAGGCCTCGCTGGCCACCGAATCGTGGCTGTCCGCGGCCTCCTTCCAGGAGACCACCCGCGTGCTCACCGAGGCCGCCATCCAGGCCAAGAGCGACCCGCTGGTCGGCCTGAAGGAGAACGTGATCCTCGGCAAGCTCATCCCGGCCGGGACGGGCCTGTCGGAGTACCGCAACCTCCAGGTCCAGCCGACCCAGGAGGCAAGGGATGCCGTCTTCGCGCAGTACCGGGCGTACGACGACTTCTCCTACGGGCACTTCGACGACGTGACCGGTGCCAGCGTGCCGCTGGACGACACGTATCTGGGGGACAGCGACTACCGCCGCTGA